One Thermofilum pendens Hrk 5 DNA segment encodes these proteins:
- a CDS encoding AAA family ATPase — MVSIVRHSDLARWKSTGAWVLVYGRRKVGKSYFIRNFTKWDSYYFVGREGEIFVDSERISYEAFRRELAEKLKHNETVVVDEFQRLPSEFSDMLHSLGTRGRLVAVSSTLWLSREILSGRSPLLGMMTEFKMGLVDEADILVNLSSYVSDPKRLVEVSVLLREPWLTPVWERASNFERGVVQTLRYTVPALVGEVFREEERFLSRVYEGVLKAVASGKSVSSEIAAYLYSNRLMAAQDPSLVHPYLRVLERIGILEKVKFYGKNRYMYRHVSPVVDLFFYMDAKYGISERELEEEQALRVLREKMPLYVEQFVAYLLSKSMGLWAEKIVEPGHEVDVALVDFKSLKAAVEVKWRETLTSSDVEKIEERLSRYKCRKILVVPRGDVLPREPKGIEVFSAENLLELARTRVKKLQQQL, encoded by the coding sequence GTGGTTAGTATAGTGAGGCATTCGGATTTGGCCAGGTGGAAGAGTACAGGAGCCTGGGTTCTCGTCTACGGGAGGAGGAAAGTTGGAAAAAGCTACTTCATCAGAAATTTCACTAAGTGGGACTCGTACTACTTTGTCGGCAGGGAGGGGGAAATCTTCGTCGACTCCGAGAGGATAAGCTACGAGGCCTTCAGAAGGGAACTAGCTGAGAAGCTGAAGCACAATGAGACTGTCGTGGTCGATGAGTTCCAAAGGTTGCCCAGCGAGTTTAGCGACATGTTGCATAGCCTGGGGACCAGGGGGCGCCTAGTCGCTGTTTCCTCCACCCTGTGGCTTTCGAGGGAAATTCTCAGTGGTAGATCCCCATTGCTCGGCATGATGACAGAGTTCAAGATGGGCCTGGTTGACGAGGCAGACATACTGGTGAACTTGTCGAGCTATGTTTCAGACCCGAAAAGACTTGTTGAAGTATCCGTCCTGCTCAGGGAGCCGTGGCTCACTCCGGTGTGGGAGAGAGCAAGCAACTTCGAGAGAGGGGTCGTGCAGACCCTGAGGTACACGGTGCCGGCTCTTGTAGGCGAGGTATTCAGGGAGGAGGAGCGCTTTCTTTCAAGAGTGTATGAGGGAGTACTTAAAGCTGTAGCCAGCGGGAAGAGCGTCTCGTCGGAAATAGCGGCTTACCTCTACTCCAACAGGCTCATGGCCGCCCAGGATCCAAGCTTAGTGCATCCTTACCTCAGAGTCTTGGAGAGGATAGGGATACTCGAGAAGGTGAAGTTCTACGGGAAGAATAGATACATGTACAGGCATGTTTCCCCCGTGGTTGACCTCTTCTTCTACATGGACGCAAAGTACGGTATAAGCGAGAGGGAATTGGAGGAGGAGCAAGCCTTGAGAGTGCTGAGGGAGAAAATGCCTCTCTACGTTGAACAGTTCGTTGCCTACCTACTCTCCAAGTCGATGGGGCTCTGGGCTGAGAAGATAGTTGAGCCAGGACACGAGGTAGACGTGGCTCTTGTAGACTTTAAATCGCTTAAGGCAGCGGTGGAGGTAAAGTGGAGGGAGACTCTCACTTCAAGCGACGTCGAGAAGATCGAGGAAAGGCTGTCGAGGTATAAGTGCAGGAAGATCTTGGTGGTTCCAAGAGGGGACGTTCTGCCGAGAGAGCCGAAGGGGATAGAAGTATTCAGCGCGGAAAACCTACTCGAACTAGCTAGGACACGTGTGAAAAAGCTACAGCAACAATTGTAG
- a CDS encoding HEPN domain-containing protein, which yields MREEASLWFRQAERDLEKARNDLVTHDWDSAAFWSQQAAEKALKALLLSRGRVYRGHSLLALAETAKSELGLSVDDIIGDLRELTVHYTISRYPNAANAFPYELYDEAKARELVERARRVVEWVRRHLP from the coding sequence GTGAGGGAAGAGGCCTCGCTGTGGTTCAGGCAGGCAGAGAGGGACCTCGAAAAGGCGAGGAACGACCTAGTCACACATGACTGGGATTCGGCGGCTTTCTGGAGCCAGCAAGCAGCTGAGAAGGCCTTGAAAGCCCTCCTTCTAAGCCGGGGGAGGGTCTATAGGGGGCACAGCCTGCTCGCCTTGGCGGAAACCGCTAAGAGCGAGCTGGGGCTAAGCGTCGACGATATCATCGGGGATTTGAGGGAGCTCACAGTTCACTACACGATTTCGAGGTACCCCAACGCGGCGAACGCTTTTCCCTACGAGCTCTACGACGAGGCGAAGGCGAGGGAGCTGGTGGAGAGGGCCAGGAGGGTCGTGGAATGGGTAAGGCGCCATCTGCCCTAA
- a CDS encoding nucleotidyltransferase domain-containing protein, producing the protein MGKAPSALRSQEKALEVAKRVAGRAAKLCEGRGFKLVGAYLVGSRARGDYLETSDVDLVLVVEGVEGLNALQRLELFKEVLEPEVDLLVLSPEEWREGRSAWVETLKKEAVPLV; encoded by the coding sequence ATGGGTAAGGCGCCATCTGCCCTAAGGTCCCAGGAGAAGGCCCTGGAGGTTGCGAAGAGGGTTGCCGGGAGGGCTGCCAAGCTCTGCGAGGGCAGGGGGTTCAAGCTCGTGGGTGCCTACCTGGTTGGTAGCAGGGCACGGGGAGACTACCTGGAGACTAGCGACGTCGACCTGGTACTCGTGGTCGAAGGCGTGGAGGGGCTAAACGCCCTGCAGAGGCTCGAGCTTTTCAAAGAGGTCCTGGAGCCGGAAGTCGATCTCCTCGTGCTCTCCCCCGAAGAGTGGCGGGAAGGGCGTAGCGCCTGGGTGGAAACCCTCAAGAAGGAAGCCGTACCCCTAGTCTAG
- a CDS encoding HAD family hydrolase produces the protein MSGLEKVLAEVKVFSFDVDGTLLDSYTYMRDVLQILLLYIGVPAGMLEMVTDDVYRSWYDLEKRGVFDYGKMHLFLEEFARKYAVPVRYDVKEFQDLLLEARVKGSEPYRCAVKLLSELKKRGKIVVSVSGGDGVPGMKRRRIEEGVPVKLFDKILVVPEDAPSRVEALNAVREEFGVSNEEVLHVDDRPQHAAEAYSAGFKAMVVKTGFYDPYFRLPDGVLVVDDLCAVLDALSKL, from the coding sequence ATGAGCGGCTTGGAGAAGGTTTTGGCGGAAGTGAAGGTGTTTTCCTTCGATGTCGACGGGACGTTGCTGGACAGCTACACGTACATGAGGGACGTGCTCCAGATACTCCTGCTCTACATAGGCGTGCCTGCAGGCATGCTGGAGATGGTGACGGACGATGTGTACAGGTCTTGGTACGATCTCGAGAAGAGGGGCGTGTTCGACTACGGCAAGATGCACCTTTTCCTAGAGGAGTTCGCGAGGAAGTACGCGGTCCCGGTGAGGTACGACGTCAAGGAGTTCCAGGACCTACTCCTGGAGGCGAGAGTTAAGGGCTCGGAGCCCTACAGGTGCGCCGTGAAGCTACTATCGGAGCTGAAGAAGAGGGGGAAGATCGTTGTAAGCGTGTCGGGAGGCGACGGTGTCCCCGGCATGAAGAGGAGGCGCATAGAGGAGGGCGTACCCGTGAAGCTCTTCGACAAGATACTCGTAGTCCCCGAGGACGCTCCGTCGAGGGTGGAGGCCCTCAACGCCGTGAGGGAGGAGTTCGGGGTGTCAAACGAGGAGGTGCTACACGTAGACGACAGGCCTCAGCACGCGGCCGAGGCGTACAGCGCGGGCTTCAAAGCCATGGTCGTGAAGACGGGCTTCTACGACCCGTACTTCCGGTTGCCGGACGGCGTCCTGGTAGTCGACGACCTCTGCGCGGTGCTGGACGCCCTGTCGAAGCTCTAG
- a CDS encoding lysine exporter LysO family protein, translating to MVPLDSWSVVTVFVASVVVGRALRLSLPKAFFDVSVGVLVWAISAWAASSGLEALKYSLAQTLLFLAAIVCYVVVLGALASRGAAHARAGARPRPNVYLLALIAVGWASGLSAGWLRPYLSEALPVLVLAVIAATGLTMHSALSVASLRRGGVVALKAVAVTLASAVLAGLTVAALLGLSPHYALSVTLGLGWYSFAGSFVAQFLGPEQGFTAFLVNILREQLTFALVPVISRFRVSAISLGGATTMDNTLPVYAYVYGDDAVVPSIVHGFLLTFLVPFLEALVVRAV from the coding sequence ATGGTGCCCCTAGACTCCTGGAGCGTTGTTACCGTTTTTGTCGCGTCCGTGGTGGTAGGTAGGGCGCTGAGGCTTAGCCTGCCCAAGGCTTTCTTCGACGTCTCGGTGGGCGTCCTAGTTTGGGCTATAAGCGCGTGGGCGGCGTCGAGCGGCCTGGAAGCGCTAAAGTACTCGCTGGCGCAGACCCTCCTCTTCCTGGCGGCAATAGTGTGCTACGTGGTGGTGCTGGGCGCCCTAGCCTCAAGAGGCGCGGCGCACGCTAGAGCGGGCGCGCGACCCCGGCCCAACGTATACCTCTTGGCGCTTATAGCCGTGGGCTGGGCGTCGGGCCTCTCGGCGGGCTGGCTTAGACCCTACCTTTCGGAGGCGCTACCGGTGCTCGTGCTCGCAGTCATAGCGGCTACGGGGCTCACGATGCACTCAGCCTTAAGCGTAGCTTCTCTGAGGAGAGGAGGGGTCGTCGCCCTAAAGGCTGTCGCTGTAACCCTGGCGTCGGCGGTACTCGCGGGGCTTACGGTGGCTGCCCTCCTCGGGCTTTCCCCGCACTACGCCCTCTCGGTCACCCTGGGGCTGGGCTGGTACAGCTTCGCGGGGTCCTTCGTCGCCCAGTTCCTGGGCCCCGAGCAGGGCTTCACGGCCTTCCTTGTGAACATTCTGAGGGAGCAGTTGACCTTCGCCCTCGTCCCGGTCATCTCGAGGTTCAGGGTGTCGGCGATAAGCCTTGGCGGCGCTACGACGATGGACAACACGCTTCCAGTCTACGCGTACGTGTACGGCGACGACGCGGTTGTCCCGAGCATAGTCCACGGGTTCCTCTTGACGTTCCTCGTGCCCTTCCTGGAGGCCCTCGTGGTCCGGGCTGTGTGA
- a CDS encoding MFS transporter yields the protein MSGRLAYALSFSMSLLQSLMIPVLVLYMLQLGYTEAEVGLVTGTASAVYIAGALLSSVLAGRLGDSKTILLSLASMATGYALLSASTGLYAILLASGVVLLGFGVFWPAVENLVSSSGGKVSAFSFSWSSGSLAGMLLVYPLSLLDPRALYAAFSASSLLLALSVRRGEERARARATFGDVLSSLYSLRASWVLCVAYSLSSSGLITFYPVLVERAGLPRFMLSLALFLMILSRTAVFFAYDALPAPLKRVEIAAPVLLASSLIPFVDNPFLHLPLSLIAGAGQGVIYGIALEGVFKSGSDRVHNYTALFESFIGAGYSLGPLLAALLGEYAGLQPLLSTSLLASLAALLAGRKPRGSAPASRG from the coding sequence TTGAGCGGGAGGCTAGCGTACGCCCTGTCGTTCTCCATGTCGTTGCTACAGTCGCTCATGATCCCCGTGCTGGTCCTCTACATGCTCCAGCTAGGCTACACCGAGGCGGAGGTAGGGCTCGTGACGGGGACGGCGTCCGCGGTCTACATAGCAGGCGCTCTCCTCTCCTCCGTCCTCGCGGGCAGGCTGGGGGACTCGAAGACAATCCTCCTCTCGCTAGCCAGCATGGCTACCGGCTACGCCCTCCTCTCCGCCTCCACAGGCCTTTACGCGATCCTGCTGGCGTCGGGCGTCGTCCTGCTGGGCTTCGGCGTCTTCTGGCCCGCAGTCGAGAACCTGGTCTCGTCGTCGGGAGGGAAGGTCTCCGCGTTCTCGTTCTCCTGGAGCTCGGGCTCGCTCGCAGGGATGCTGCTAGTGTACCCGCTGAGCCTCCTGGATCCGAGGGCGCTCTACGCGGCTTTCTCGGCTTCCTCGCTCCTGCTAGCACTGTCGGTGAGGCGGGGGGAGGAGAGGGCCAGGGCTCGGGCAACCTTCGGCGACGTGTTATCCTCTCTATACTCCCTGAGGGCCTCCTGGGTTCTGTGCGTCGCGTACTCCCTGAGCTCCTCGGGCCTGATAACGTTCTACCCGGTGCTCGTAGAGCGGGCAGGGTTGCCGAGGTTCATGCTGTCGCTCGCCCTCTTCCTGATGATACTGTCTAGGACCGCGGTGTTCTTCGCCTACGACGCTCTCCCGGCGCCACTGAAGAGGGTTGAGATCGCGGCGCCCGTCCTGCTGGCATCCTCGCTTATACCATTCGTCGACAACCCCTTCCTCCACTTGCCACTCTCGCTAATAGCCGGCGCCGGGCAGGGCGTTATCTACGGGATAGCGCTCGAAGGAGTGTTCAAGTCGGGGAGCGACAGGGTCCACAACTACACCGCCCTCTTCGAGTCCTTCATAGGCGCAGGCTACTCTCTGGGCCCTCTCCTCGCAGCGTTGCTCGGCGAGTACGCCGGTCTTCAGCCTCTGCTCTCCACCTCTCTGCTGGCAAGCCTGGCGGCCCTCCTCGCAGGGAGAAAACCGCGCGGGTCGGCACCTGCGTCGCGCGGGTAA
- a CDS encoding ABC transporter ATP-binding protein yields MYVVEARDLRKTYVSRKRRGLFRVEETRVEALKGVSLTAVKGEVLGILGPNGAGKSTLVKILATLLLPDSGYARIMGFDVVSERDEVRKLIGVSLSVEKGFFYKLTGRENLKYFGMLYGLDGKALEERVNEVLRDVGLQPYADKLYEEMSLGMKARLSIARALLTDPPVLILDEPTLGLDPVSARRIRSLLTSLAHSKGKTVLVTTHNMFEAEIICDRVAIISEGRILAVDSVDSLKKRVADSVFLEIRIAGLAGLQVQNVLRNVPGVEVRTAHRKGLGDKVVVSVPVAHAEEAFERVLHELRSAGLKVRSISIVEPSLEDVFIKLAGHRVSSP; encoded by the coding sequence ATGTACGTCGTCGAGGCCAGGGACCTTAGGAAGACGTACGTGTCCAGGAAGAGGAGGGGGCTGTTCAGGGTAGAGGAGACTAGGGTCGAGGCTTTGAAGGGTGTTTCCCTCACGGCGGTGAAGGGGGAGGTTCTGGGCATACTCGGGCCTAACGGCGCCGGGAAGTCCACCCTCGTAAAGATACTCGCAACGCTCCTGCTCCCCGACTCCGGCTATGCGAGGATAATGGGCTTCGACGTCGTCTCCGAGAGGGACGAGGTCAGGAAGCTCATAGGGGTATCGCTCAGCGTGGAGAAAGGCTTCTTCTACAAGCTGACGGGGCGCGAGAACCTCAAGTACTTTGGGATGCTGTACGGGCTGGACGGGAAGGCGCTGGAGGAGAGGGTGAACGAGGTACTGAGGGACGTGGGGCTACAGCCGTACGCCGACAAGCTCTACGAGGAGATGTCTCTCGGCATGAAGGCGAGGCTGAGCATCGCTAGGGCACTCCTCACTGACCCGCCCGTGCTTATACTCGACGAGCCCACCCTGGGGCTAGACCCCGTATCCGCTAGGAGGATCCGGTCCCTGCTCACAAGCCTCGCTCACTCGAAGGGGAAGACGGTGCTGGTAACTACGCACAACATGTTCGAAGCCGAGATAATATGCGACCGCGTCGCGATAATATCCGAGGGGAGGATACTCGCCGTGGACTCCGTCGACTCGCTGAAGAAGAGGGTTGCCGACAGCGTCTTCCTGGAGATAAGGATAGCCGGGCTCGCCGGCCTCCAGGTCCAGAACGTGCTGAGAAACGTGCCGGGGGTAGAGGTCAGGACGGCGCACAGGAAGGGGCTGGGAGACAAGGTCGTGGTATCAGTCCCCGTGGCGCACGCCGAGGAAGCCTTCGAGAGGGTGCTACACGAGCTGAGGTCCGCCGGGCTTAAGGTGAGGAGTATAAGCATAGTCGAGCCCTCCCTGGAGGACGTGTTCATAAAGCTCGCCGGCCACAGGGTGAGCTCCCCGTGA
- a CDS encoding ABC transporter permease: protein MKAGDVARIFKAGVLFEVSMLKSNKGYFAATLARPYFVYALLLLISKQLGAGYTPRDVVVQTLAVTGSIDVLWDVAGQGILLRVSGVLPYYTLSPGGVLLALVVSYLPRYILETLLKAVAFLPVLALEEGPADALLHLLAAYALLLLGLLPLLGISTLVAGATLLVHEESPVLEWVTPLVLLLSGAVYPVSVLPGWMRALSALIPVTYVVELSRALEGGGGVQAFYSGAFALLISLSILYNAAASRLFRKAEEALLRKGV, encoded by the coding sequence GTGAAGGCGGGAGACGTCGCGAGGATCTTCAAGGCGGGCGTACTCTTCGAGGTCTCAATGCTCAAGTCCAACAAGGGGTACTTTGCCGCCACCCTTGCCCGCCCCTACTTCGTCTACGCGCTCCTCCTCTTGATATCGAAGCAGCTCGGCGCGGGCTACACGCCTAGAGACGTCGTGGTGCAGACCCTCGCCGTCACCGGCTCCATAGACGTCCTCTGGGACGTCGCCGGGCAGGGAATACTGCTAAGGGTCTCCGGGGTCCTACCGTACTACACCCTGTCGCCGGGAGGAGTACTCCTCGCGCTCGTCGTGAGCTACCTCCCGAGGTACATCCTCGAAACTCTCCTCAAAGCCGTAGCGTTCCTGCCTGTCCTCGCGCTCGAAGAGGGGCCCGCGGACGCGCTTTTACACCTCCTCGCGGCCTACGCGCTCCTCCTCCTAGGATTGCTCCCGCTACTGGGCATAAGCACGCTGGTCGCCGGGGCGACGCTCCTGGTACACGAAGAGTCCCCCGTGCTCGAGTGGGTTACGCCGCTCGTCCTGCTCCTCTCCGGGGCGGTGTACCCGGTGAGCGTACTGCCGGGGTGGATGCGGGCGCTCTCCGCTCTCATACCTGTGACCTACGTCGTGGAGCTCTCTAGGGCCCTAGAGGGGGGCGGGGGAGTCCAGGCTTTCTACAGCGGGGCTTTCGCGCTACTGATATCCCTCTCCATACTCTACAACGCCGCTGCCAGCAGGCTGTTCAGGAAGGCCGAGGAGGCCCTGCTAAGGAAGGGTGTCTAG